A single region of the Solwaraspora sp. WMMD791 genome encodes:
- the thrS gene encoding threonine--tRNA ligase encodes MSASAAPPQAEPVAVPAGTTAADAIAAAGLPVNGPKAIVVVRDPDGTLRDLDWSPEADVRVEPVAIDSPDGLAVLRHSTAHVLAQAVQDLFPEAKLGIGPPIVNGFYYDFDVAKPFQPDDLDRLEKRMQEIVKSGQRFRRRRFADLDAARAELADEPYKLELIDVKGAADFDAAEVMEVGGGELTIYDNIDPTSGKTCWSDLCRGPHLPSTRLIGAVKLMRSAAAYWRGSERNPQLQRIYGTAWPTRDALKAYLKLLDEAARRDHRKLGADLDLFSFPDEIGSGLPVFHPKGGIIRRELEDYSRRRHEQSGYEFVYSPHISKSKLFETSGHLPYYSDTMFPPAEMEGAQYYLKAMNCPMHNLIFRSRGRSYRELPLRLFEFGTVYRYEKSGVVHGLTRVRGLTMDDSHIYCTKEQMPGELRSLLAFVLDLLRDYGLEDFYLELSTRDDSDKFIGDPAEWEEATETLRQAAVDSGLELVPDPGGAAFYGPKISVQARDAIGRTWQMSTIQLDFNQPKRFGLEYQAADGTRQQPVMIHRALFGSIERFFGILTEHYAGAFPAWLAPVQVIGIPIRGEHGDYLAEFVAMLRAEGIRAEVDFSDDRMQKKIRTAQQQKVPFMAIAGDADVAAGTVSFRYRDGTQRNGVPLAEAVAYVVDVVRSRTNASPTAAE; translated from the coding sequence GTGTCCGCAAGCGCAGCCCCACCCCAGGCCGAACCCGTCGCGGTCCCGGCCGGGACGACGGCCGCGGACGCGATCGCCGCCGCCGGCCTGCCGGTGAACGGCCCGAAGGCGATCGTCGTGGTCCGGGACCCCGACGGCACGCTGCGGGACCTGGACTGGTCACCGGAGGCCGACGTACGGGTGGAGCCGGTCGCCATCGACTCCCCGGACGGGCTCGCCGTGCTGCGCCACTCCACCGCGCACGTGCTCGCCCAGGCGGTGCAGGACCTGTTTCCCGAGGCGAAGCTCGGCATCGGCCCGCCGATCGTCAACGGCTTCTACTACGACTTCGACGTGGCCAAGCCGTTCCAGCCGGACGACCTCGACCGGCTGGAGAAGCGGATGCAGGAGATCGTCAAGTCGGGTCAGCGGTTCCGTCGGCGGCGCTTCGCCGACCTCGACGCGGCCCGCGCCGAACTCGCCGACGAGCCGTACAAGCTGGAACTGATCGACGTCAAAGGGGCCGCCGACTTCGACGCCGCCGAGGTGATGGAGGTCGGCGGCGGCGAGTTGACCATCTACGACAACATCGACCCGACCTCGGGCAAGACCTGCTGGTCGGACCTGTGCCGGGGTCCGCACCTGCCGTCGACCCGGTTGATCGGCGCGGTCAAGTTGATGCGCAGCGCGGCGGCGTACTGGCGGGGCTCCGAGCGCAACCCGCAGCTGCAGCGCATCTACGGCACCGCCTGGCCGACCCGGGACGCGCTCAAGGCGTACCTGAAACTGCTCGACGAGGCCGCCCGCCGCGACCACCGCAAGCTCGGCGCGGACCTGGACCTGTTCAGTTTCCCCGACGAGATCGGCTCCGGCCTGCCGGTGTTCCACCCCAAGGGCGGCATCATCCGTCGGGAGCTGGAGGACTACTCGCGTCGGCGGCACGAGCAGTCCGGGTACGAGTTCGTCTACTCCCCGCACATCAGCAAGTCGAAGCTGTTCGAGACCTCGGGGCACCTGCCGTACTACTCCGACACCATGTTCCCGCCGGCGGAGATGGAGGGTGCGCAGTACTACCTGAAGGCCATGAACTGCCCGATGCACAACCTGATCTTCCGTTCGCGGGGGCGGTCGTACCGGGAGCTGCCGCTGCGGTTGTTCGAGTTCGGCACCGTCTACCGGTACGAAAAGTCCGGCGTGGTGCACGGGTTGACCCGGGTGCGCGGGCTGACCATGGACGACTCGCACATCTACTGCACCAAGGAGCAGATGCCCGGCGAGCTGCGTTCGTTGCTGGCCTTCGTGCTCGACCTGCTGCGCGACTACGGCCTGGAGGACTTCTACCTGGAGTTGTCGACCCGCGACGACTCGGACAAGTTCATCGGTGACCCCGCCGAGTGGGAAGAAGCGACCGAGACGCTGCGTCAGGCGGCCGTCGACTCCGGCCTGGAGCTGGTGCCCGACCCGGGTGGCGCGGCGTTCTACGGCCCGAAGATCTCGGTGCAGGCCCGCGACGCGATCGGCCGGACCTGGCAGATGTCCACCATCCAGCTGGACTTCAACCAGCCGAAGCGGTTCGGGCTGGAGTATCAGGCCGCCGACGGCACCCGGCAGCAGCCGGTGATGATCCACCGCGCGTTGTTCGGCTCGATCGAGCGGTTCTTCGGCATCCTCACCGAGCACTACGCCGGCGCGTTCCCGGCCTGGCTGGCACCGGTGCAGGTGATCGGTATCCCGATCCGTGGCGAGCACGGCGACTACCTGGCCGAGTTCGTGGCGATGCTGCGGGCCGAGGGCATCCGTGCCGAGGTGGACTTCTCCGACGACCGGATGCAGAAGAAGATCCGTACCGCGCAGCAGCAGAAGGTGCCGTTCATGGCGATCGCCGGGGACGCCGACGTCGCCGCCGGCACCGTCTCCTTCCGCTACCGTGACGGTACGCAGCGCAACGGTGTGCCGCTGGCGGAGGCGGTGGCGTACGTCGTCGACGTGGTGCGCTCACGCACCAACGCCAGTCCGACCGCCGCCGAGTGA
- a CDS encoding glycoside hydrolase family 3 protein, producing MRTLRLPLPRRRTRTRVLIGGLIVALLAGGLAVAGLTAASGPPAGSDAAAPAGTPPADVTYRDPHVPVDARVADLLARMTLDDKIGQMTQAERASVTPDDLTRYRLGSVLSGGGSAPTPNTPASWADMYDRFQDGALAAPLGVPVIYGVDAVHGHNNVVGATIFPHNIGLGAAGDPDLVERIGRATATEMRGTGIPWNFAPCLCVVRNDRWGRGYESFGETPALPSAMTSVITGMQGPSLADPTSVLATAKHYLGDGGTTGGVDQGDTELPEAELRRVHLPPFQAAIARGVGSIMVSYNSWNGSKLHGHRYLVTDVLKTELGFTGFVVSDWNGIDQIDGVPGLSAADVRQAVNAGIDMAMVPTDWRRFIDLLRTEVEAGRVAMDRVDDAVRRILTKKVELGLFERPYADRSLTASIGAPAHRALAREAVGASQVLLRNTGGILPLDPAGNRIFVAGSNADDIGHQSGGWTITWQGGSGPITPGTSILAGIRAAVDPSTQVTYDATGTGIDSSYRVAVAVVGETPYAEGEGDRPAAMGLRDTDLATIERLRAAGVPVVVVLVSGRPLDVAGQVSGWAALLASWLPGTEGAGVADVLFGVRAPTGKLPLTWMAGADQQPIHDGDGQSPLYPYGFGLTYPSAD from the coding sequence GTGCGTACCCTCCGCCTGCCGCTGCCCCGCCGCCGCACCCGCACCCGCGTCCTGATCGGCGGCCTGATCGTCGCGCTGCTGGCCGGCGGGCTGGCCGTGGCCGGGCTGACCGCCGCGTCCGGGCCACCGGCGGGGTCGGACGCCGCCGCGCCTGCGGGCACGCCGCCGGCCGACGTGACCTACCGGGATCCGCACGTCCCGGTCGACGCACGGGTGGCCGACCTGCTCGCCCGGATGACCCTCGACGACAAGATCGGCCAGATGACCCAGGCCGAACGCGCCTCGGTGACCCCGGACGACCTCACCCGGTACCGGTTGGGTTCGGTGCTTTCCGGCGGCGGTTCCGCCCCCACACCCAACACCCCGGCCAGCTGGGCGGACATGTACGACCGGTTCCAGGACGGCGCGCTGGCCGCCCCGCTGGGCGTGCCGGTCATCTACGGCGTGGACGCGGTGCACGGCCACAACAACGTGGTCGGCGCGACGATCTTTCCGCACAACATCGGCCTCGGTGCCGCCGGCGACCCCGACCTGGTCGAACGGATCGGCCGGGCGACCGCCACCGAGATGCGCGGCACCGGCATCCCCTGGAACTTCGCCCCCTGTCTCTGCGTGGTCCGCAACGACCGCTGGGGCCGCGGCTACGAGTCCTTCGGCGAGACCCCCGCCCTGCCCAGCGCCATGACCAGCGTGATCACCGGGATGCAGGGGCCGTCGCTGGCCGACCCGACGTCGGTGCTGGCCACCGCCAAGCACTACCTGGGCGACGGCGGCACCACCGGCGGGGTCGATCAGGGCGACACCGAGCTGCCCGAGGCCGAGCTGCGCCGCGTCCATCTGCCGCCGTTCCAGGCCGCGATCGCTCGCGGCGTCGGCTCGATCATGGTCTCCTACAACAGCTGGAACGGCAGCAAGCTGCACGGCCACCGGTACCTGGTCACCGACGTGCTCAAGACCGAACTCGGCTTCACCGGCTTCGTCGTGTCGGACTGGAACGGCATCGACCAGATAGACGGCGTACCGGGGTTGAGCGCGGCCGACGTCCGCCAGGCGGTCAACGCCGGGATCGACATGGCGATGGTGCCGACCGACTGGCGACGCTTCATCGACCTGCTTCGCACGGAGGTCGAGGCCGGTCGGGTCGCCATGGACCGCGTCGACGACGCGGTCCGGCGCATCCTGACCAAGAAGGTCGAGCTCGGCCTCTTCGAGCGGCCGTACGCCGACCGGTCGCTGACCGCCAGCATCGGTGCCCCGGCGCACCGGGCGCTGGCCCGGGAGGCGGTGGGGGCCTCCCAGGTGCTGCTGCGTAACACCGGCGGGATCCTGCCGCTGGACCCGGCCGGCAACCGGATCTTCGTCGCCGGCAGCAACGCCGACGACATCGGCCACCAGAGTGGCGGCTGGACCATCACCTGGCAGGGCGGCAGCGGCCCGATCACACCGGGCACGTCGATCCTGGCCGGGATCCGGGCGGCGGTGGACCCTTCCACACAGGTCACCTACGACGCCACCGGCACCGGGATCGACAGTTCCTACCGGGTGGCGGTCGCGGTGGTCGGGGAGACGCCGTACGCCGAGGGCGAGGGCGACCGGCCGGCGGCGATGGGGCTGCGCGACACCGACCTGGCGACCATCGAACGGCTGCGGGCCGCCGGGGTACCGGTGGTGGTCGTGCTGGTCTCCGGCCGGCCGTTGGACGTCGCCGGGCAGGTGTCCGGCTGGGCCGCGCTGCTCGCGTCGTGGCTGCCCGGCACCGAGGGCGCAGGCGTCGCCGACGTGCTCTTCGGGGTCCGCGCGCCGACCGGGAAACTTCCGCTCACCTGGATGGCCGGTGCCGACCAGCAGCCGATCCACGACGGTGACGGACAGTCGCCGCTGTACCCGTACGGCTTCGGGTTGACCTATCCCTCGGCGGACTGA
- a CDS encoding response regulator transcription factor, producing MATVLLVEDDHVVRGAMLRSLADRGHAVHAVGTALDALRRVAAETPDLVVLDLGLPDLDGADALRMLRGITDVPIIIATARDDEQAIVRLLRAGADDYMVKPFTGAHLDARITTVLRRAGRASRSVPPAVHQVGGLRVDVGERSATLDGEALALTRKEFDLLAYLAARPGRVVSRRELLEEVWRQPSVGEDQTIDVHLYWLRRKMGESAAKPRYLRTVRGVGFRLVVPD from the coding sequence GTGGCTACGGTGCTGTTGGTCGAGGACGACCACGTCGTGCGCGGCGCCATGTTGCGCTCGCTGGCCGACCGGGGACACGCGGTCCACGCCGTCGGCACGGCCCTGGACGCGCTGCGTCGGGTCGCCGCCGAAACCCCTGACCTGGTCGTTCTCGACCTGGGCCTGCCCGACCTGGACGGTGCCGACGCGCTGCGGATGCTGCGCGGCATCACCGACGTGCCGATCATCATCGCCACCGCCCGCGACGACGAACAGGCGATCGTTCGGCTGCTGCGGGCCGGTGCCGACGACTACATGGTCAAGCCGTTCACCGGCGCCCACCTCGACGCCCGGATCACCACGGTGCTGCGCCGGGCCGGCCGGGCCAGCCGCTCGGTCCCGCCGGCCGTGCACCAGGTGGGTGGCCTGCGGGTCGACGTCGGGGAGCGCAGCGCGACGCTGGACGGCGAGGCCCTCGCGCTGACCCGCAAGGAGTTCGACCTGTTGGCCTACCTGGCCGCCCGGCCAGGTCGGGTAGTGTCCCGCCGGGAGCTGTTGGAGGAGGTATGGCGGCAGCCGTCGGTCGGCGAGGACCAGACCATCGACGTTCATCTTTACTGGCTTCGCCGCAAAATGGGCGAATCCGCAGCGAAGCCGCGTTACCTGCGCACCGTGCGGGGGGTCGGCTTCCGGTTGGTGGTACCCGACTGA
- a CDS encoding class I SAM-dependent methyltransferase, producing MAPTDMVGALRRRYDSFFASRPPVPFAVVDEAGAEHHFGPGAPEFTIAVRDPRGARALAGLDQFAVAVAYRQGWLDLDGDLAAALRIRAFFNDLHPVARFSGLVTGLLRGRREDDRRAISHHYDAESDFFLTFLDTRHRCYTEGVFISDDEPLEDAMTRKMDLALDAIGVKPGDRVLEVGGGWGAFAEHAARRGVEVTTTTLSRESERYLTDLFDREGLAVRVVRQHILAFTDDRRYDAIVNMGVTEHLPDYRRTLRKYAELLVPGGHVYLDALAMRRKHVASAFMKRYIYPGRSAPLLLHQYLRHVARSPFELCSIADDRHNYYLTCREWARRLDAARDEIVQRWGEAMYRQFRIFLWGSAAGFDTGLVQAYRWVLRLP from the coding sequence GTGGCTCCCACCGACATGGTCGGCGCGTTGCGGCGCCGCTACGACTCATTTTTCGCCAGTCGGCCGCCGGTGCCGTTCGCGGTGGTGGACGAGGCCGGGGCGGAACACCACTTCGGGCCGGGTGCGCCCGAGTTCACCATCGCCGTACGGGATCCGCGCGGCGCGCGGGCACTGGCCGGCCTGGACCAGTTCGCGGTCGCCGTGGCGTACCGGCAGGGCTGGCTCGACCTCGACGGCGACCTGGCCGCGGCGCTGCGGATCCGGGCGTTCTTCAACGACCTGCATCCGGTGGCCCGCTTCTCCGGCCTGGTCACCGGGCTGCTGCGGGGCCGGCGGGAGGACGACCGGCGGGCCATCTCCCACCACTACGACGCCGAGAGCGACTTCTTCCTGACGTTCCTGGACACCCGGCACCGGTGCTACACCGAAGGGGTCTTCATCTCCGACGACGAACCGTTGGAGGACGCGATGACCCGCAAGATGGACCTGGCGTTGGATGCGATCGGAGTCAAGCCCGGTGACCGGGTGCTGGAGGTCGGCGGCGGCTGGGGGGCGTTCGCCGAGCACGCCGCCCGCCGGGGCGTCGAGGTGACCACGACGACGCTGTCGCGGGAATCGGAGCGCTACCTGACCGACCTGTTCGACCGGGAAGGACTCGCGGTCCGGGTGGTACGACAGCACATCCTCGCGTTCACCGACGACCGTCGTTACGACGCGATCGTCAACATGGGGGTCACCGAGCACCTGCCGGACTACCGCCGCACCCTGCGCAAGTACGCCGAACTGCTCGTCCCCGGCGGGCACGTATACCTGGACGCGCTGGCGATGCGGCGCAAGCACGTGGCGTCGGCGTTCATGAAGCGCTACATCTACCCGGGGCGGTCGGCGCCGCTGCTGCTGCACCAGTACCTGCGGCACGTGGCGCGCTCCCCGTTCGAACTGTGCAGCATCGCCGACGACCGGCACAACTACTACCTGACCTGCCGGGAGTGGGCGCGCCGGCTGGACGCCGCCCGCGACGAGATCGTGCAGCGCTGGGGCGAGGCGATGTACCGGCAGTTCCGGATCTTCCTGTGGGGCTCGGCCGCCGGCTTCGACACCGGGCTGGTGCAGGCGTACCGCTGGGTGCTGCGGCTGCCCTGA